The following proteins come from a genomic window of Nostoc sp. TCL26-01:
- a CDS encoding DUF1778 domain-containing protein — translation MTVAVTKSSKVNSERSKAERLEARVTKEQKELFQRAADIQGRTLTDFVVSSVLDIAKKVIMEHENMILTKQDQEVFVAALLNPPEPSTKLRNAAQRYQQKMDV, via the coding sequence ATGACCGTTGCAGTGACTAAAAGCTCCAAAGTAAATTCAGAGCGCTCCAAAGCTGAACGTTTGGAAGCTCGTGTCACAAAAGAGCAAAAAGAATTGTTTCAGCGTGCTGCTGATATTCAGGGTCGAACACTAACAGATTTTGTTGTGAGCAGCGTTTTGGATATTGCCAAAAAAGTTATTATGGAACACGAAAATATGATCTTAACTAAGCAAGATCAAGAAGTTTTTGTTGCGGCATTGTTAAATCCGCCAGAACCAAGTACAAAATTACGAAATGCAGCCCAACGTTATCAACAAAAAATGGATGTATAA
- a CDS encoding photosystem II high light acclimation radical SAM protein: MEVKTPMMDNRILYVRLPCNPIFPIGVVYLSDHVHKMFPHIEQRIFDLGTVPPLDYASALDRCIDEFRPTLLVFSWRDIQIYAPVGGRGGNPLQNAFEFYYAKNPLIKLRGALGGLRIFIAYYVELWRNLGLIKRGLKRSQKYHADARAVVGGGAVSVFYEQLGKSLPNGTIISVGEGETLLEKLLSGKEFRDERCYVVGEAKPRTRLIHEQPTPLEKTACNYDYIENIWPEFNYYLQEQDFYIGVQTKRGCPHNCCYCVYTVVEGKQVRINPADEVVAEMRQLYNRGIRNFWFTDAQFIPARKFIDDAVELLQKIVDSGMTDIHWAAYIRADNLTPELCDLMAKTGMNYFEIGITSGSQELVRKMRMGYNLRTVLQNCRDLKAAGFNDLVSVNYSFNVIDERPETIRQTIAYHRELEKIFGADKVEPAIFFIGLQPHTHLEEYAFKEGILKPGYNPMSLMPWTAKKLLWNPEPLGSFFGEVCLQAWQQNPNDFGREVMKILEEKLGCADLEAALSAPMDTKDKQLVGV; the protein is encoded by the coding sequence ATGGAAGTTAAAACCCCAATGATGGACAATCGAATTCTCTATGTTCGCCTTCCTTGTAACCCCATCTTTCCTATTGGGGTCGTTTATTTGAGCGATCATGTTCACAAAATGTTCCCTCATATCGAACAACGGATTTTTGATTTGGGAACAGTTCCACCTCTGGATTACGCCTCCGCCCTAGATCGTTGTATCGACGAGTTCAGACCTACATTGTTGGTATTTTCTTGGCGAGATATTCAAATATATGCCCCAGTTGGCGGACGTGGTGGTAATCCCCTGCAAAATGCCTTTGAATTTTACTACGCCAAAAATCCTCTAATTAAATTACGTGGCGCATTAGGGGGATTGCGTATCTTCATTGCCTACTACGTAGAGTTGTGGCGCAACTTGGGCTTAATCAAACGTGGCTTGAAGCGTTCCCAAAAATATCATGCTGATGCGCGTGCGGTTGTTGGTGGTGGTGCAGTTAGCGTATTTTATGAACAATTGGGTAAAAGCTTGCCCAATGGCACAATCATTTCTGTAGGTGAAGGCGAAACCCTACTAGAAAAACTCTTGAGTGGTAAAGAATTTCGAGACGAACGCTGCTATGTAGTAGGAGAAGCCAAACCCAGAACCCGCTTAATTCACGAACAACCAACCCCACTAGAAAAAACCGCCTGTAACTACGACTATATTGAGAATATCTGGCCAGAGTTTAACTACTACCTACAAGAACAAGACTTTTACATCGGCGTACAAACAAAGCGCGGTTGCCCTCACAACTGTTGTTACTGTGTTTACACTGTAGTTGAAGGTAAACAGGTACGCATTAACCCCGCCGATGAAGTTGTAGCAGAAATGCGCCAACTATACAATCGTGGCATTCGTAACTTCTGGTTCACAGATGCCCAATTCATCCCCGCACGCAAATTTATTGATGATGCTGTCGAACTGTTACAGAAAATCGTTGATTCTGGGATGACAGATATCCACTGGGCAGCATACATCAGAGCCGACAACCTGACACCAGAGTTGTGTGACTTGATGGCAAAAACCGGCATGAACTACTTTGAAATCGGTATTACTAGTGGTTCTCAAGAACTCGTGCGCAAAATGCGGATGGGTTACAACTTGCGGACTGTCTTACAAAACTGTCGTGACTTAAAAGCTGCTGGTTTCAACGATTTAGTTTCTGTCAACTACTCATTTAACGTTATTGATGAACGTCCAGAAACCATCCGCCAAACCATCGCCTACCACCGCGAATTAGAAAAGATTTTTGGTGCAGATAAAGTCGAACCAGCTATCTTTTTCATCGGACTACAACCACACACCCATTTAGAAGAATACGCTTTCAAGGAAGGCATTCTCAAACCAGGTTATAATCCCATGAGTTTGATGCCGTGGACTGCCAAAAAACTCCTCTGGAACCCCGAACCACTTGGTTCGTTCTTTGGCGAAGTCTGCTTACAAGCTTGGCAACAAAACCCCAACGACTTCGGCCGGGAAGTCATGAAAATTCTAGAAGAGAAACTGGGATGTGCCGATTTAGAAGCAGCACTTTCTGCACCAATGGACACTAAAGATAAACAATTAGTAGGAGTTTAG
- a CDS encoding DUF1830 domain-containing protein produces the protein MAQILDPLPPEQSGKSLCCYINATSKIQVARISNIPNWYFERVVFPGQRLVFEAPIQAHMEIHTGMMASAILSDTIPCDRLVMDEPSSYDFNTSSIGADPISTKPIVQSNNTKSGDTTKPLTVASLASVE, from the coding sequence ATGGCTCAAATATTAGACCCTCTACCACCTGAGCAATCGGGAAAATCTCTCTGCTGCTACATCAATGCCACGAGCAAAATCCAGGTAGCTCGCATCTCCAATATCCCCAATTGGTACTTTGAAAGGGTGGTTTTTCCTGGACAACGCCTCGTTTTTGAAGCTCCAATTCAAGCTCACATGGAGATTCATACTGGCATGATGGCAAGTGCAATTTTGTCGGATACCATTCCGTGCGATCGCCTTGTCATGGACGAGCCTAGCAGCTACGACTTTAATACAAGCTCCATCGGGGCAGACCCTATTAGTACAAAACCCATTGTCCAGTCAAATAATACAAAATCCGGTGATACAACAAAACCCTTAACAGTTGCTAGTCTGGCATCCGTTGAATAA
- a CDS encoding DUF4079 domain-containing protein gives MNLPSFLWLWKIAAWSMGLALVAYLLLAISGFWMWRLRSSGQAPSFLLWSGTEVRSLHYLMGISMVSLVLLLLAIGIIGTLGHFGTLGQSSHLWAGLIVVGLVLLSALSATQISARRFWARPLHISLNIILFLGLAWVSLTGWSVVQKYLP, from the coding sequence ATGAACTTACCATCATTTCTTTGGTTGTGGAAAATAGCTGCGTGGTCGATGGGGTTGGCGCTGGTGGCGTATTTGCTGTTGGCTATCAGTGGTTTTTGGATGTGGCGATTGAGGAGTTCGGGACAAGCACCTAGTTTTTTGCTGTGGAGTGGGACAGAGGTGCGATCGCTTCACTATCTGATGGGTATTAGTATGGTAAGTTTGGTACTATTATTGCTAGCGATCGGTATTATTGGGACTTTGGGTCATTTTGGTACTTTGGGTCAATCGTCTCATTTATGGGCTGGATTAATTGTTGTTGGATTAGTTTTGCTGTCTGCTTTGAGTGCCACGCAAATTAGTGCTAGAAGATTTTGGGCTAGACCTTTACATATTAGTTTAAATATAATTTTATTTTTGGGTTTAGCTTGGGTATCACTCACTGGCTGGAGTGTGGTGCAGAAGTACTTACCGTAA
- the mdh gene encoding malate dehydrogenase, which translates to MSSSIDSPNLCRLPRVAIIGAGRVGSTLAQRIAEKNLADVVLLDIVEGMPQGLALDLLEARGIELHNRQIIGTNNYADTSGSQIVVITAGLPRKPGMSRDDLLKVNAKIVVEAAKQAIAYSPHAIFIVVTNPLDVMTYLAWQATGLSRDRIMGMAGVLDSARFETFIALELGVLPADVKAMVLGSHGDLMVPLSRYATVNGIPITELLDTATIERLVERTRNGGAEIVELMQTGGAFFAPASATSVMVESILLNQSRLLPVAAYLQGEYGLNDVVIGVPCRLGLSGIESVLELNITEDERIALHHSAASVRKNIERSQEILATI; encoded by the coding sequence ATGTCTTCCTCTATTGACTCCCCGAATCTATGTCGTTTACCCCGCGTAGCTATCATTGGTGCTGGGAGGGTTGGTAGTACTCTCGCCCAACGTATTGCTGAGAAAAATCTGGCTGATGTGGTGTTATTAGATATTGTTGAGGGAATGCCTCAAGGATTAGCACTGGATTTGCTAGAGGCTAGGGGAATTGAACTACATAATCGTCAGATTATTGGTACGAATAATTATGCTGATACGTCCGGTTCGCAAATTGTAGTGATTACAGCTGGACTACCTCGTAAACCAGGGATGAGTCGGGATGATTTGTTAAAAGTTAATGCCAAGATTGTTGTGGAAGCAGCCAAGCAAGCGATCGCCTATTCTCCTCATGCTATTTTTATCGTAGTCACCAATCCCTTAGATGTGATGACTTATCTAGCTTGGCAAGCTACCGGGTTATCACGCGATCGCATTATGGGCATGGCTGGTGTGTTAGACTCGGCACGCTTTGAAACTTTCATCGCTTTGGAATTAGGCGTGTTACCTGCTGATGTCAAAGCAATGGTATTAGGTAGTCATGGGGATTTGATGGTTCCCTTGTCTCGTTATGCCACAGTTAATGGTATCCCCATCACAGAATTATTGGATACAGCTACAATCGAACGCTTAGTAGAAAGAACCCGCAACGGCGGTGCTGAAATTGTAGAACTAATGCAGACTGGTGGGGCATTTTTTGCCCCAGCATCAGCGACAAGTGTGATGGTGGAATCGATTTTGTTGAATCAATCACGGTTGTTACCTGTAGCCGCATATCTGCAAGGTGAATATGGTTTAAATGATGTTGTCATTGGTGTTCCTTGCAGGTTGGGATTAAGTGGAATTGAAAGTGTCTTGGAATTAAATATTACTGAAGATGAAAGAATAGCTTTGCATCATTCTGCCGCATCTGTACGCAAAAATATTGAGCGATCGCAAGAAATTTTAGCTACTATCTGA
- a CDS encoding DUF3685 domain-containing protein produces the protein MSDRPLKLLLVDQDPIFRLGLRVALDAIPDVQVVSEAITDTAALQILAELQNEANSVNLVVLELGNSRFANSQQQGLQLCQQLKVLYPTLPILLLSSIQKPELLMAARVAGVDGYCPKGTAVSELVTVMQAVAAGNAYWLTDSLITDNPTPIAPPRNFLTRWQQNLRLSGTNYINTTLQEVTAQLQIPGLPILDRAVLAGKRRELLASRWLLQQLLTSSAEQPEIISSVPVIVSPSPPIVTTLPPSSSPRALQSTLFATCINKLQFSLKNVANIPLEIDILNEDKKRELLYLILQKLAQQLDDIRTSQITVNQLASLQSRILLDLWQSATTDFFGKFSRVRIANQDVEIVNVILHNPQIIQTAILNKIPLVLELLSYLLFKTDLQVENSTYPANSSEANSQAEMLLENLLIQIANAVLQPLLNNLADVETIKQNFYDRTLISTREIERFRNELSWKYRLNNYVNEAKAIFESRYELWVFAPRGIAQISIYAPRNNELAQLSGLPLAVTLLLEFRDAIAPRLQSIVSFIGSGIVFVLTQIIGKGLGLIGRGILQGIGSVSLDKNFKRNNERQK, from the coding sequence ATGAGCGATCGCCCTCTAAAATTATTACTAGTAGACCAAGATCCCATTTTCCGCTTAGGATTACGGGTAGCATTGGATGCAATACCTGATGTGCAAGTGGTATCAGAAGCCATAACCGATACAGCCGCCTTGCAAATACTAGCAGAACTGCAAAATGAAGCTAATTCAGTCAACCTAGTAGTGCTGGAATTGGGCAACAGTCGCTTTGCCAACAGTCAACAGCAAGGTTTACAACTCTGTCAGCAACTCAAAGTTTTATATCCCACACTGCCGATTTTGCTCCTCAGTTCGATTCAAAAACCAGAACTACTGATGGCAGCTAGAGTTGCTGGTGTAGATGGCTACTGTCCTAAAGGTACTGCTGTGAGCGAATTAGTCACCGTCATGCAAGCAGTCGCTGCTGGTAATGCCTACTGGCTGACTGATAGCTTAATCACAGACAATCCTACCCCTATTGCACCACCCCGCAATTTTCTCACTAGATGGCAACAAAATTTACGTTTATCAGGCACTAATTATATTAATACTACTCTGCAAGAAGTCACAGCCCAACTCCAAATCCCTGGTTTGCCAATATTAGATAGAGCTGTGTTAGCTGGGAAAAGAAGAGAACTGCTAGCTAGTCGTTGGCTACTCCAACAACTATTAACCTCATCAGCCGAACAGCCAGAAATTATCTCATCTGTGCCTGTCATCGTATCACCCAGCCCTCCCATTGTCACGACTTTGCCACCATCATCAAGTCCCAGGGCGCTGCAATCTACTTTGTTTGCTACTTGTATTAATAAACTGCAATTTTCCTTAAAAAATGTTGCCAATATTCCTTTAGAAATTGACATATTAAATGAAGACAAGAAACGAGAATTACTCTATTTAATTTTGCAAAAACTAGCCCAACAATTAGATGATATTCGGACATCGCAAATTACAGTCAACCAATTGGCTAGTTTGCAGTCGAGAATCTTACTAGATTTATGGCAATCAGCGACTACAGATTTTTTTGGTAAGTTTTCTAGAGTCCGTATTGCCAATCAAGACGTGGAAATTGTCAATGTAATATTACATAATCCTCAAATTATCCAGACAGCAATATTGAATAAAATCCCTTTGGTATTAGAACTATTATCTTATTTACTATTTAAAACAGATTTACAAGTAGAAAATTCTACATACCCAGCAAATAGTTCTGAAGCCAACTCACAAGCAGAAATGTTGCTAGAAAATTTATTAATTCAGATAGCCAATGCTGTATTACAACCATTATTAAATAATTTAGCCGACGTAGAAACAATTAAGCAAAACTTTTATGATCGCACATTAATTTCTACCAGAGAAATTGAACGCTTTAGAAATGAATTATCCTGGAAATATCGTTTAAATAATTACGTCAACGAAGCCAAAGCAATTTTTGAAAGTCGCTATGAACTATGGGTATTTGCACCACGAGGTATTGCTCAAATCTCAATTTATGCCCCCCGTAACAACGAATTAGCCCAACTTTCTGGTTTACCCTTAGCAGTCACACTATTACTCGAATTTCGAGATGCGATCGCTCCCCGTCTCCAATCAATAGTATCCTTTATAGGTAGTGGCATTGTCTTTGTACTGACACAAATAATCGGTAAAGGTTTAGGTTTAATCGGTCGGGGAATTCTGCAAGGTATTGGTAGTGTATCCTTAGACAAAAATTTTAAACGCAACAATGAACGACAGAAGTAA
- a CDS encoding pentapeptide repeat-containing protein codes for MNLSIRHWLAERQIEISHIKSFTLGQLAGVSYRIVQDMEVKSLMPLDICTLAELLQLPLDKVEQEAKIIASLTEHLLNSLSQKKALKRNEGTWLTFQIAYILALEQVLHQEDDLQKPWLNRARIPSQTVTILQDTQLQGLLKTLSPGKLTDTQAEQALSVVGDSLLVQQMNNATVAWLVANGAEEFEAKLLTQRLQHSLPGYLLTVIAKNAAPLAQLQKFFHLGSLGEISTIDLSKEKYRASLIQSLSTPLLIESFALKDIYIPLMGVPQAANHSQPVDLKTWVTQQLTDLESITVIESEPGYGKTSFCQIWAAEIAWELYPDWMPIVIRLRDIKYGKNLLETLNSGFAFPIDFNLAAWLNKEHSRCVLLLDGLDELPPTNLVSRHKEIFLEQLLQFQSELKHKVVLTSRRETLSEISSEISLQWQRITILPWEVNELKNWFQQWALVQSLPVAQNFFTFLKQSGCFNNPSKLPEISHLVRQPLMLYLLGILHRDGLLDHELLQLAVKNPENSHQSLIGEIYRRLNLWLLGYPLDGNIKTTLYRPGSAHIHRTSEAIANLLAAHHPQDLITQMQAIALKILHSDRHQVIIPEGLNAHTLPAFYFRCFTSKIEFSHPKLGNYLFAGALAQQLQILTQCQEDIYGVATFILNTPHQVAQHLYHLLGYGILTPEITELLIADFQHQPKSDFSQKTLFQRLASCWHDWYQGRWLDMGIAHNVLPNFHTLQNPVNVEQVNTNVGVNIFLLMAAISQKIATPFYPCGNPVNLTEFHPQAMLTLITKASLLPNNIVMNCICPQSLTKINLKGANLSQVVLTGANFAQADLSYAILVNANLAHANLTGANLTCTNLTGANLTGVNLETVNLSNACLSDAILTESEREIAALNGALFSVEQFQEMKGLLSQQSHFSVSKTTDNTSVWQHNSADIALMESLEGEPIVSTISGNYSYDE; via the coding sequence ATGAATCTCAGTATCCGGCATTGGTTGGCAGAACGCCAGATAGAAATTAGCCACATCAAAAGCTTTACACTTGGGCAATTAGCAGGTGTTTCCTATCGCATTGTTCAGGATATGGAAGTTAAAAGCCTGATGCCTTTGGATATTTGTACCTTAGCAGAACTACTGCAACTACCCCTAGACAAAGTTGAGCAAGAAGCTAAGATTATTGCTTCCTTGACTGAACACCTCCTCAATAGTCTGAGTCAAAAAAAAGCTCTGAAACGCAATGAGGGTACATGGTTAACATTCCAAATTGCTTATATTTTGGCGTTAGAACAAGTTTTACACCAGGAAGACGACTTACAAAAACCTTGGCTGAACCGTGCCAGAATACCTTCCCAAACAGTAACAATTCTTCAAGATACACAACTGCAAGGACTATTGAAAACCCTTTCCCCTGGTAAACTAACTGATACTCAAGCTGAACAAGCCCTGTCTGTAGTTGGTGATTCCTTACTAGTGCAGCAGATGAACAATGCTACTGTAGCTTGGTTAGTTGCCAATGGTGCGGAAGAATTTGAAGCTAAATTATTAACTCAACGTTTACAGCATTCCTTGCCAGGATATTTACTAACAGTGATTGCCAAAAATGCTGCACCTCTAGCCCAACTGCAAAAGTTCTTCCACTTGGGAAGTCTGGGGGAAATCTCAACTATTGATTTGTCTAAAGAAAAGTATCGAGCTAGTTTAATACAATCTCTGAGTACACCATTATTGATAGAATCTTTTGCGCTGAAAGATATTTATATTCCCTTAATGGGTGTGCCACAAGCAGCTAATCATAGTCAACCAGTGGATTTAAAAACATGGGTAACACAACAATTAACTGATTTAGAATCTATCACTGTGATTGAATCAGAACCTGGTTATGGCAAAACTAGTTTCTGTCAGATTTGGGCAGCAGAAATAGCCTGGGAACTGTATCCCGATTGGATGCCAATTGTCATTCGTTTGCGAGATATTAAGTATGGCAAAAATTTGCTAGAAACTCTCAATTCTGGTTTCGCATTTCCTATTGATTTTAACTTAGCAGCTTGGCTAAATAAAGAGCATAGCCGATGTGTATTGCTGTTGGATGGACTGGATGAATTGCCACCAACAAATCTAGTAAGTAGGCACAAGGAAATTTTTCTGGAACAGCTATTACAATTTCAGTCTGAGCTAAAACATAAAGTTGTGTTGACTAGTCGTAGAGAAACTCTCTCAGAAATTAGCTCAGAAATATCTCTACAATGGCAAAGAATTACTATTTTGCCTTGGGAAGTGAATGAGTTAAAAAATTGGTTTCAACAATGGGCATTAGTCCAGTCGTTACCTGTAGCGCAAAACTTTTTTACATTCCTCAAACAATCAGGTTGCTTTAATAATCCATCCAAGTTACCAGAAATCTCTCATCTAGTCCGTCAACCATTAATGCTCTATTTGTTGGGCATTTTACACCGCGACGGACTATTAGATCATGAACTATTACAATTAGCCGTTAAAAACCCAGAAAATTCTCATCAATCTCTCATTGGAGAGATTTATCGACGCTTAAATTTGTGGTTGTTGGGTTATCCCTTAGATGGGAATATAAAAACAACCTTATATCGTCCCGGTTCGGCTCATATCCATCGTACATCAGAAGCGATCGCCAATTTACTCGCAGCTCATCACCCCCAAGATTTAATTACCCAAATGCAAGCGATCGCACTCAAAATATTGCATAGCGATCGTCATCAAGTTATCATTCCTGAAGGATTAAATGCCCATACTTTACCCGCTTTTTATTTTCGTTGTTTTACCAGCAAAATTGAATTTTCTCATCCCAAATTAGGCAATTACCTCTTTGCGGGAGCCTTGGCTCAACAATTGCAAATATTAACACAGTGCCAAGAAGATATTTATGGAGTAGCAACTTTTATCTTAAATACTCCTCATCAAGTCGCTCAACACCTCTATCATTTACTCGGTTATGGGATTCTCACTCCAGAAATCACCGAGTTATTAATTGCCGATTTTCAACATCAGCCTAAAAGTGATTTTTCTCAAAAAACTCTTTTCCAGCGTCTAGCATCTTGCTGGCATGATTGGTATCAAGGGCGTTGGTTAGATATGGGAATTGCTCACAATGTTTTACCTAATTTTCACACCTTACAAAATCCGGTAAATGTTGAACAGGTAAATACAAATGTGGGAGTAAATATATTTTTATTAATGGCTGCTATTTCCCAGAAAATTGCTACACCATTTTATCCTTGTGGTAATCCTGTTAATTTAACAGAATTTCATCCCCAGGCAATGTTGACACTCATTACTAAAGCATCTTTGTTACCAAATAACATTGTCATGAACTGCATTTGTCCCCAATCTTTAACTAAAATCAATCTCAAAGGCGCAAACTTATCACAAGTTGTTTTAACTGGGGCAAATTTTGCACAAGCAGATTTATCCTACGCCATATTAGTAAATGCTAATTTAGCCCATGCTAATCTCACTGGCGCTAATTTAACTTGTACTAATTTAACTGGCGCTAATTTGACTGGTGTGAATTTAGAAACTGTCAATCTCTCGAATGCTTGTTTATCTGATGCTATTTTAACTGAGTCGGAGAGAGAAATCGCAGCGCTCAACGGGGCGTTATTTTCTGTAGAACAATTCCAAGAAATGAAAGGTCTGCTATCTCAGCAATCACATTTTAGTGTCTCCAAGACAACAGATAATACTAGTGTTTGGCAACATAATTCTGCTGATATTGCCTTAATGGAAAGCTTAGAGGGTGAGCCAATTGTCTCTACAATTAGCGGTAATTATTCTTATGATGAGTAG
- a CDS encoding Fur family transcriptional regulator: MQQQAVSTKPIRSLEDALERCQMLGMRVSRQRRFILELLWQANEHLSAREIYDRLNQQGKEIGHTSVYQNLEALSSQGIIESIERCDGRLYGNISDSHSHVNCLDTNQILDVHIELPEDFVREVEQRTGVKITDYSINFYGYRHPQEDI, from the coding sequence ATGCAACAACAGGCAGTATCGACAAAACCCATTCGTTCTCTAGAAGATGCACTTGAGCGCTGTCAAATGCTGGGTATGCGTGTGAGCCGCCAACGCCGCTTTATTCTAGAGTTGCTATGGCAAGCTAATGAACATCTTTCTGCTAGAGAAATTTACGATCGCCTTAACCAACAAGGCAAAGAAATCGGACATACATCTGTATATCAAAACCTAGAAGCGTTATCCAGTCAAGGGATTATAGAGTCTATCGAACGCTGTGATGGTCGTCTTTATGGTAACATTAGCGACTCTCATAGTCATGTCAATTGTCTCGACACTAACCAAATCCTCGATGTACATATCGAACTCCCAGAGGATTTTGTCAGGGAAGTTGAACAAAGAACAGGAGTGAAAATTACTGACTACAGTATTAACTTCTATGGCTACCGCCATCCCCAAGAAGATATTTGA
- a CDS encoding NUDIX hydrolase, with amino-acid sequence MPLGRELPQLLKQRLFHKGRKFDFEVNRLRLPNKVEGEWECIRHPGGALAVPVTAEGKLVLVRQYRFAVQGRILEFPAGTLEPSEDPLATVQREIEEETGYSAQKWDKLGEFFLAPGYSDEIIYAFLARDLTKLDTPPQQDEDEDIETILLTPEELEKAILEGEPIDAKSITSFFLARPFLI; translated from the coding sequence ATGCCACTAGGTAGAGAATTACCACAGCTTTTAAAACAACGCCTGTTCCATAAAGGGCGCAAGTTTGATTTTGAAGTCAATCGCTTGCGTTTACCCAACAAAGTCGAAGGTGAATGGGAGTGCATCCGTCACCCCGGCGGCGCTCTAGCTGTACCCGTGACGGCGGAAGGTAAACTAGTACTTGTACGTCAATACCGTTTTGCTGTTCAAGGACGAATACTAGAGTTTCCCGCAGGCACGTTAGAACCCAGTGAAGATCCTTTAGCGACAGTCCAGAGAGAAATTGAAGAAGAGACAGGTTATAGCGCCCAGAAATGGGATAAGCTAGGGGAGTTTTTCTTGGCTCCTGGTTATTCCGATGAAATTATCTATGCTTTTTTGGCAAGAGATTTAACAAAGCTAGATACACCACCCCAGCAAGATGAAGACGAAGACATTGAGACTATCTTGTTAACTCCCGAAGAACTAGAAAAAGCCATTCTGGAAGGAGAACCCATAGATGCTAAATCAATCACCAGCTTTTTCTTAGCACGGCCTTTCCTAATTTAA
- the folK gene encoding 2-amino-4-hydroxy-6-hydroxymethyldihydropteridine diphosphokinase: MKSYSGKQIVKGSAIALGSNLGDSLAILQAATTELAAIPGIQLDAISSWYKTKAVGPPQPDYLNGCVTLQVDMSPQQLLATLLAVEQKFGRVRQQRWGARSLDLDLLLYDDLILNTPTLQIPHPRMCDRAFVLVPLAEIAPDWVEPVSGYVIKELVKQVDCSDVHLLKGS; the protein is encoded by the coding sequence ATTAAAAGTTACTCAGGAAAGCAGATAGTTAAAGGTAGTGCCATTGCCCTTGGTAGTAATTTGGGTGATTCCTTGGCAATACTCCAAGCTGCCACAACAGAATTAGCAGCGATCCCCGGCATTCAACTAGATGCCATTTCTAGCTGGTATAAAACTAAAGCAGTCGGGCCACCACAGCCAGACTACCTCAACGGCTGTGTGACATTACAAGTAGACATGAGTCCCCAGCAGTTGTTAGCAACTTTGCTAGCAGTCGAGCAAAAATTTGGGCGCGTGCGTCAACAACGTTGGGGGGCGCGATCGCTAGACTTGGATTTGTTATTGTATGATGACTTAATCTTGAATACACCGACTCTTCAGATCCCCCATCCGCGAATGTGCGATCGCGCTTTTGTATTAGTACCCCTAGCAGAGATTGCTCCTGACTGGGTAGAACCAGTTTCCGGATATGTGATTAAAGAGCTGGTAAAACAGGTAGACTGTTCTGATGTACATTTGTTAAAGGGCAGTTAA